One Thermus hydrothermalis genomic region harbors:
- a CDS encoding phage virion morphogenesis protein has product MGVRLTGDWQELHRALRRVVRGVPEEVKRAIAEGITSRTLRRFDEQRAPDGSPWPPLSPATLMAEVGPRDRLKRGGISARAQRRMALRKALVRTGRLKNSISWKVAGNAIAVGTNVLYARIHQFGGLAGRNRKVPIPARPFLGISREDQEEAAELLRAWLRRSR; this is encoded by the coding sequence ATGGGCGTGCGGCTCACGGGGGACTGGCAGGAGCTCCACCGGGCCCTGCGGCGGGTTGTCCGCGGGGTGCCCGAGGAGGTGAAGCGGGCCATCGCCGAGGGCATCACGTCCCGGACCCTCCGGCGCTTTGACGAGCAACGGGCCCCCGACGGCTCCCCCTGGCCCCCCCTCTCCCCCGCCACCCTAATGGCGGAGGTGGGGCCCCGGGACCGCCTGAAGCGGGGAGGAATCTCGGCCCGGGCCCAGCGGCGCATGGCCTTGCGCAAGGCCCTCGTCCGCACCGGACGCCTGAAGAACTCCATCTCCTGGAAGGTGGCTGGGAACGCCATCGCCGTGGGCACGAACGTCCTCTACGCCCGGATCCACCAGTTCGGGGGACTGGCGGGACGGAACCGGAAGGTGCCCATCCCCGCCCGGCCCTTCCTGGGCATATCCCGTGAGGACCAGGAAGAGGCGGCGGAGCTCCTGCGGGCGTGGCTGAGGAGATCCCGATGA
- a CDS encoding gp436 family protein — protein sequence MITLEDLRHALPEDVLLQLVDEEGAGALTPEGEARAQAALREAWGEVESYLAQRYALPLPALPEVLRAKAVDIAVYRLMMRRGIRPGTADEAVIGRYRDAVAFLKDVALGRASLPLPPAGEPVRPRGGASLRGKRVFSRESLEDF from the coding sequence ATGATCACCCTGGAGGACCTCCGCCACGCCTTACCTGAGGACGTCCTCCTCCAACTGGTGGACGAGGAGGGAGCGGGGGCCCTCACCCCCGAGGGGGAGGCCCGGGCCCAGGCCGCCCTCCGCGAGGCGTGGGGGGAGGTGGAAAGCTACCTGGCCCAGCGGTACGCTCTCCCCCTCCCTGCCTTGCCGGAGGTCCTCCGGGCCAAAGCGGTGGACATCGCCGTCTACCGCCTCATGATGCGGCGGGGCATCCGGCCCGGCACCGCCGACGAGGCGGTCATCGGGCGGTACCGGGACGCCGTGGCTTTCCTGAAGGACGTGGCCTTGGGCAGAGCCTCCCTCCCCTTACCGCCCGCCGGGGAGCCGGTGAGGCCCCGGGGAGGCGCCAGCCTCCGAGGGAAGCGGGTCTTCAGTCGGGAAAGCCTGGAGGACTTCTGA
- a CDS encoding DUF2586 family protein: MARLPGVYPEILDGGLGIVAPSGEGQRVVVGVSAQGPVEQILGFADLSQVAATLGSGPLARAVADQLAYGGGPVYAVRARGDIAGSVTADSANPTSPGVTLTGDPLDAYDIVVRIVRGGALGTATFTWSLDGGDTVSLETVTAPTFALTGTGLTLNFATGTYAAGATYRFRTTAPKASVASVQDAIRVALDSPLKYEYIQVAQPTDAAMWAALDALAQEALSRFRYMWFLTETVPPGNDADAWVNARLAEKQNFTSDRVMIVAAWAEVVDTLTGRLEVQSLASRVGARISKIKPHISPAWVRLGPLPGVVQMAPFVETSFGKQSLFNNAHALALDQAGFTTMYRLIGRDGWYLVEGRMAAAPTSDFKLVQNRRVMDKAATQVRESLLDFVQWHVDPLVLDASLASLIARASAPLRLMQAGGEISRGRVVVPPGQDILASQRLRLQVRIVPLGYLREIEAELSFENPFLQVA; the protein is encoded by the coding sequence ATGGCCCGTCTACCCGGCGTATACCCTGAGATCTTGGATGGCGGCCTGGGCATCGTGGCCCCGAGCGGCGAGGGGCAACGCGTGGTCGTGGGGGTGAGCGCCCAAGGACCCGTGGAGCAAATCCTGGGGTTCGCCGACCTGTCCCAGGTAGCCGCTACCCTGGGCTCGGGCCCGCTGGCCCGCGCCGTGGCCGACCAGCTCGCCTATGGGGGCGGACCCGTATACGCGGTGCGCGCCCGGGGCGACATCGCCGGTTCCGTGACGGCGGACAGCGCGAATCCCACCAGCCCCGGGGTGACCCTCACAGGGGACCCCCTGGACGCCTACGACATCGTGGTGAGGATCGTCCGGGGAGGGGCCCTGGGCACGGCCACCTTCACCTGGAGCCTGGACGGCGGGGATACGGTCAGTCTGGAAACCGTCACCGCCCCCACCTTCGCCCTGACCGGCACCGGGCTCACACTGAACTTCGCCACGGGCACCTACGCCGCCGGGGCCACCTACCGCTTCCGGACCACGGCTCCGAAGGCGAGCGTGGCGAGCGTCCAGGACGCCATTCGGGTCGCGCTGGACTCGCCCTTGAAGTACGAGTACATCCAGGTGGCTCAGCCCACGGACGCCGCCATGTGGGCGGCTTTGGACGCCCTCGCCCAGGAAGCCCTTAGCCGCTTCCGCTACATGTGGTTCCTCACGGAGACCGTTCCCCCCGGGAACGACGCGGACGCCTGGGTCAACGCTCGGCTCGCCGAGAAGCAGAACTTCACCTCGGACCGGGTCATGATCGTGGCCGCCTGGGCCGAGGTGGTGGACACCCTCACCGGCAGGCTGGAGGTGCAAAGCCTGGCCTCCCGGGTGGGGGCCCGCATCAGCAAAATCAAGCCCCACATCTCCCCCGCCTGGGTACGGCTCGGCCCCCTGCCGGGCGTGGTGCAGATGGCCCCCTTCGTGGAAACCTCCTTCGGCAAGCAGAGCCTTTTCAACAACGCCCACGCCCTGGCCTTGGACCAGGCCGGCTTCACCACCATGTACCGCCTGATCGGCCGCGACGGCTGGTACCTGGTGGAAGGGCGCATGGCCGCCGCGCCCACCAGCGACTTCAAACTGGTCCAGAACCGGCGCGTGATGGACAAGGCGGCTACCCAGGTCCGGGAGAGCCTCCTGGACTTCGTGCAGTGGCACGTGGACCCCTTGGTCCTGGACGCCAGCCTGGCCAGCCTCATCGCCCGGGCCTCCGCGCCCCTCCGCCTCATGCAGGCCGGTGGGGAGATCTCCCGCGGGCGGGTGGTGGTACCCCCCGGCCAGGATATCCTCGCCTCCCAACGGCTACGGCTTCAGGTGCGCATCGTGCCCCTCGGGTACCTGCGGGAGATCGAGGCCGAGCTCAGCTTCGAGAACCCCTTCCTCCAGGTGGCGTAA